DNA sequence from the Vicia villosa cultivar HV-30 ecotype Madison, WI unplaced genomic scaffold, Vvil1.0 ctg.000416F_1_1_2_unsc, whole genome shotgun sequence genome:
AGATAACAAACTTTGCCACCTTACCACACCTCACCATACTCCCATCATTTTCTTCTCATTTGTATTGGTTTTGGTACAACATAAAGTCTCATTGATTAACATATTTTGTATATTTGTAGTACAATATGTGACAACCGTTACATTGCTTTTCTTTTTGATaatgaaagaaatatgcttatctCCTAattcaaccaaaaacatttagaCAAAGGGAAACTCCACAAAAGCTCTACTACTTTATAAGTGTACAATGCCTTTATGCCTTAGCTTTTTCATTCCTTTTGAGGTAAAATCGTTGCTTTCCTTTCTTTGCAACAAGGTCTATTTTGTTACCTAGTCACTTGTTTCCTCGTTATTGGTTAAATGTTAGTGCTCTAGTGGGACTCAATGCAAATAGAATGCCATTTTCATGATACACATTGGTTATACAAGACAAGTATATATCGCTCAAAATATGAAAGAGTTCAAATAAGTTTAGGAGCCTTTTTTCCCCCACAATATGTATAGGGTGGTGCTTACAAGTTTGGGTTCATGACTATGTTCTCATATCTCATCCCCTTGATCTTGGTTCAATTGCGGTATACAATTTCAACTATGGAAAAATCGTCTTAAATTTTTGATAGTTCTATATATGAGTTTTAATTTAGTCACACATCAATCGTAACAAAAAATTTGTCTAATTTTATATGATACGACAAATGTGTAACGAAGTCCTATTTAACTTTTAACTGCAGTTTAACACTAATAAAATTTTGAACTCTGTATTATACTCATGTAACATTgacatagattttttttttttttcaaaatgaatTGTAGGACATTGTCTATAGACCCGGTTACATGGGTCCATCCATGTTCTTAACACTGTATAGAGACTAGTCCATTGTACCTACCTAAAAAATGGTACTACTCATTGAAGCATGGTGAAAACATATGTATCTCTCTTCAACCCAAAAACAATCTAATTTGTAACTATctgatatttatttcatttttgaatCCTTTATTTGTTAGGTAAAATAAATTGGCTTATGATTAAAGACATGGTGCAAAATGAGGCAATTGGTGGAGGACACTCACCAACTCTCACTTGCTTGCCGACGAGACTAGAGAACGTTGAAATAAATGTTTTCAATATTCCTTTGTCATGCACATAATTTTTGTTATACTTTTTATGTTTTCACAAATATatcacaatttatatatatatatatatatatatatatatatatatatatatatatatatatatatatatatatatatatatatatatatatatatatatatatatatcacattttACTTTGAGGCACGCttttaaataaattgaataagAAAATGTTAAAATGATTAAGTACGTTAAAACATGCTTGATATGTTCAAATTCTTATTTtatctgtatttttttttaaattggtcAAAGTTTTAGACccactttttaatatatttgtctAATTCACtctattttttaataaagtttTGCATAgatattaacataaatttttataattttaaagttaaaaatagacAATGTCCACGTGCTCGTCCAATCTGTccttactttttttatttatggGAGGACAATGTTTTTAACACATACTAATTAATGTTTGCTTtgcacattttattttttttaatttttataaaagaaaattaaacgaGACGGACATATCGATTTttcaatccaaataataataataagcctAGAGTCGTATATAACTTGGGTAACCAAAATAgttgtttgttttaaaaaaaaagaagtagttttttgttttttataataatgtaaagaaattcaatatattaagaatatataaataaaatatatgaaattttgTTGAATGAAGTGTACTTAACAAATTAGTTGAACTCATACCACTAAGATTATTAGCCTAAAATAGCCATCATTGAAGATAGTGAAGTAGGCCaccatcttcttcttctctgcAGTGACTTTGGATCTCTGTAGAGCCTTTACGGTGTGACTTTTCCACATTTGTCCTATGTTTTGACACTTATCATACTCTATCATTGTTGCTACCCTCACCAAATCCCAAAAGGTAACAACCCTTTACAAAAGCCTAGAACCATAGCACAAAGCATATAACAATAATCATTGGTGTATTAGTCAAAAAGAACAGCCTCATTATTCAAAAGTCTCATTCTTTACTCAAATGGGTTTGGTTTTCTTGTGGTCATTAATGGTTCTGGTTAAGTTTTAACCTGTATTATTAGGTGCAAGTAATCAAAGAAACTTGATGCTTTTGTTGGTACTGAGAAAGGGAAGTTTTTTTTTCCTATGCTGAAATGCTACTAGAGTACCAAGCAAGTCAAGTTTTGTGAAGATTCTGGTGGAAAAGTTTACATTTTTGGTTAAGAAAGTGTTGTAAATGGGGCTTGAAGGTTTGATTCCAAGGCATAATCGTTCAAAGAGGTGATGCTCTAGGTTCTTTTGTTGCTTGAAGTTAGGTCCTTTTATGTCTTTTTTTTTATCTTGGTTGTGCAATTTATGTAAGAGGGGTTTCTAAATTTTCTGGAAAATGGAAATTAAAGCTTTCACATTTATGTCAATTTTggtctatttttttcttttgggtATAGTTTTGTATACCCTTTTGGATTTTGGGGAGAAGGGTTCATAACTCTTGAAAAGGGTATCTTAAAATACAGTTTTTATTATGTGAATTAATATTCTAACTTGTTGTATATTAATTGTGTTTTactgtttttatatttatatatggcAGCTTTCCTGATAAGAAAACAGTCAAGGAGGATATTTCAGATAGCCTTGAGACTTCAGATCAAACAAAGCTGGTATAAAAAATCACTTCTCTATTTCATCTAGAAAGTTGTCATCACTTTTTTCTAGCTTTTTTAATTTGTGAATTTAAAGGTAGAATCCTTATAAACACgtcaaatttaattttaatatactgTTAAAACATTTTACAGTCAATCAATTATTACCAATCATATATGTGACATGTTTGAACACTTCAGATTGAAGGCGTGTCTAGTGTTCGACACTGATAGATATGACTATATTCAATTACTTGCATTTTTCAAATTATGACTGGAATCGACGTGCTAGTATAATATAGTGTATGAAGTTTGTGTTAATGGTTCATAGAAAATTTTCATGCCTAAAGTATGGGCTTGATCTGGTTCCAGGATGCAGGTTACATCATGGAATGCAGTGAAGCTAATAAAAAACAAACCCCCGTGAATAATGTTCGAAATACTCTAAAGCAAGAGGTACATCACCAGAACTGTTAATTTCAATTTGCATACATATTTTTTGCAGCTCGGTTCAACCGGTTATTTTGTTTTAACTGTGTGTTTCCAATTATCTATGTCTATTTTTTTGGCAGATTTTACAATTAGAGAAAAGACTAGAAGACCAATTTAAGGTCAGATGCACATTAGAAAAGGCACTTGGATACCGACCTATATCTCTTGTTAATCCTGATGACATGACAATACCGAAGGTTGGAATTTATTCAATGAATTTTAACATTCTTCTTTTTTCAGTTGTTCTCAAATTGCTTTTTGTCTGATACGAGTTTATTTCTTACTCTAGCCAACCACAGATTTAATAAAGGAAATTGCGGTTTTAGAGTTAGAAGTTGTATATTTGGAACAATATCTTCTCTCCTTATACCGTAAAGCATTTGAACAACAACTATCTCCCGCCGTGGCTCCGTCTACTGTGGAGGAAAGCGAAAAGTCTCCTCCTCTAACAACACCTAGAGATAGATTCCTTGAAGTTTCTCCATCTGTAACAATAAAAGGATGCTCTGATTTACAATGTATTGATCCCAAGGTTGATCGTATTAAAAGAGAATGTAATGAATATGGACTCGAGACTCCGGATAAAGAATGCATTGTATATCATCCAGAAGAAAAACATTTAGACTCTGGTGTTCATCGTTGTCACTCCTCGTTATCTCAATATTCAGCAAGAGTATCTCCTCCAGAAGAAGCGTTGACCGATTCTTTACGGGCCTGTTATTCTCAACCCTTGTCTATGGTCGAGGTAAATCTTGTTTCATTGAAATTTCCTTTACTTGTTTTTGCTGCAATCATACCATTCTGTTTGTAACTATATCAGCATTAAAAGCAGCGAGAACGATACTTTCGTAGGCTTTCTTTTGACTTTGGCTTGATTGGTTGTATACAGTTTGCCGAAAACGTTGATGCTTCAACAAAAATAATCAGTCTAGCAGAACATCTCGGTACTCGAATATTTGATCATATTCCAGAAACAGCTAATAGGCTTTCTGAGGATATGGTTAAATGTATTTCAGAGATATATTACAAACTTTCAGACGCACCTGCAACAAATCCCGGCCTTTCATCTCCCAGTACTTCAACAAGTGCCTTTTCTATTGGAGATCAAGGAGACATGTGGAGTCCAGGATTCAAAAATAACTCATCTTTTGATGTAGAGTTAGAAAATCCTTTTCATGTTAAAGGACTCAAGGAGTTTAGCGGGCCTTATAGCACCATGGTTGAGGTATCATGGATTTATAAAGTGAACCAGAAATTGGGTGATACAGAGCAGTTGCTCCAGAATTTCAGGTGAGTATATTAATATCTAATTGTTCGGTATGCCTTATAGCATACTCTCAATACTCTCATGACCCAAGCCTTCACCAACAGGCCAACCTTTGGGGGTTAGTTATAATGATCATCTACTTCTATGTTGTTTCAGGTCACTTATTGGTCAATTAGAAGAAGTAGATCCGGGGAAATTGAAACCCGATGAGAAGTTAGCTTTCTGGATCAACGTACACAATGCTTTAGTGATGCATGTAATAATTATTCTCCAAACCATGTTACCGGTTATTACATTTCATTTCTCTCACTCGATTAATCGGTCTAGAATCTGTTCTTTGATTTCTATTAGGCTTTTTTGGCTTATGGAATTCCACAAAACAATGTGAAAAGGGTCCTTCTTCTATTGAAGGTAAAAAACCAATAGTAGCTTTATTAGTGAATTTGAGTACAAAACGAGTCTATCTGCTTTAGATATATAGCTCTAATGTATCGCTTTTTACAGGCTGCATATAATGTTGGAGGTCATACCGTCAGTGCAGACACAATACAGAATACTATACTCGGGTGTCGAATGTCTCGTCCTGGACAGGTGCATATTACAATTCCAACCCTTCCCTGTTAAAAAAGTATTTAGTTCaaaattttttattgattgaaGATCTTCTTCTAAGTAGCTTGGTTCCTCTTGCAGTGGTTCCGCGTGTTCTTTTCTTCAAGAACAAAATTCAAAGCTGGAGATGGACGACAAGCATTTGCAATCGAGCAGCCTGAGCCTCTTCTTCACTTCGCACTTTGTTCAGGAAACCACTCTGATCCAGCGGTACTTATCTCATTTCTCATACGTAcatgtatttttattttgtttttgctttCTCCATTTTTAAAATATCAAGTTGTTTTATCTTGTACCAAACTTATGACAGGTACGTGTATATACACCGAAGAGAGTGCATCGAGAACTTGAAGTTGCGAAGGAAGAGTACATTAGAGCCACGTTTGGGGTACGCAAGGACCAGAAAATACTTCTACCCAAGATTGTAGATTCATTCTCCAAGGAATCGGGTTTGTCCCATGCCAGTCTTATGGATATGATCCAACACTCTCTACCTGAATCTCTGAGAAAAAGTATCAAGAAATGTCATCTTGCAAAATCCGGGAAGAGCATAGAATGGATTCCACACAACTTTACTTTTCGATATCTCATACCTAAGGAGCTGGTAAAATAATTACTTTGTAACATTATGGGAGACCATCTGCAAATGTTTGATCaattattatgtattttttgAGATTTGGATTTGGTGTAGTAACTGTGTCACGCAGTTTTCGATCTCTACTGTTTGATCTCAAACTAACTGGCTCATCACATATTAACGGCCGAGATCTAAAACTGCGTGCAACTGCGTGTTTTGTGTACTGCAACAGATCCTGATCCTTTGTACAAAATTGACAGGGTAGCAGTAACAGATAAATCTAATATTGCAACATGTAGTGGTAGTATTTTGCATCTGTAATATGTTTTGTCATGTAATTTATGGTAGTATCTGTAATTGTTGGAGTTTATCACAAGAGTTGAAATTCTGCTATAATCAATGTAAATGATTTATTGTTACAATCAATTGTCAATTGGATTTTTTTTGTAGTTCAACATGGATTTTCAATTGAGATTCAAATTGTGAATCCAAAGACCTATTTTTCGTATCATAAATCAAATCTTATAAAATCAGCTTAATCTTATAAAATCAGCTTGTGTTTTTTTTTGGGAAGTCTTCATATCATGTAGCATGGGTACCTATTAgagaataaatttaaaatagagcTGGTCTGTAATACTATAACAACTTTTTTTTCCTATCATATCTTATTATTAGATAGAGTTAGTTATAAACATATAATTATCTCCTAGAGTTTGTTAAGTCTACTCCTATTGTATTTGAATTATTCTTGAATATTGAAAGTCTGCCTTGCATTGATTCGAGTAAGTACAGGTATGACTATGAATATGGAATAtgacatttttagaaaaattaagGTACGGTATGttactataattttttaaaattaattataaaattaacataaaatgatTATATTGTTAAAGAAATAATATAAgggaattatattatttaaataagggttaaatatacgttGTCACCTATCATTAGAGTTAGTTTTGTTTTACACCCCTATtagtttttgattttattttaaaattttctttataaaacaCAGATTTCATTTTCACTCACCCTTTTTCTCATGTTTCACTGACTTGGCAAATTGTGTGTCCTTGTTGGCAATTGTCTATTTGTTGACTGGATTAAATGAATTGCCATGtcataatgaaataaaaaacaaaatagaaaacatttttgaaCATGCTTTTCCTATTTACCCTCGTGAAATATTAGGGTTCAATTTAGAAACCACTACTGAAGAAGACGAACTACTGAAGAAGACGAACAAGTGAAAAAGACGAAGAAATGGCTGACAACGGTGAAGACGCAGATGAAACGACGCATGTTAGTTTGAATTTTTGTCATTGCTGCTTGAATTGAACATGCATTTGCAAAATTTTAttagtttcgtgtttgatttCAGAACATGCAAATGTTAATGTTGTCTTTCGCCATGGAGAAGAATTTGTAAGGTTGATTGATGGTTAAACCATGTATTAGGGTGGTGTTTCAACAATAGTTTATGGACATCACATTGAAAAATGGACAATGAGTCACATCCGTAATATGGTTATTGATGGGGTTACTTAGTTAGGTCGTGCAGAATATGGACCAGAATCACTAACATAGATGAAAACTTTTTTCAAATT
Encoded proteins:
- the LOC131627954 gene encoding uncharacterized protein LOC131627954, which produces MGLEGLIPRHNRSKSFPDKKTVKEDISDSLETSDQTKLDAGYIMECSEANKKQTPVNNVRNTLKQEILQLEKRLEDQFKVRCTLEKALGYRPISLVNPDDMTIPKPTTDLIKEIAVLELEVVYLEQYLLSLYRKAFEQQLSPAVAPSTVEESEKSPPLTTPRDRFLEVSPSVTIKGCSDLQCIDPKVDRIKRECNEYGLETPDKECIVYHPEEKHLDSGVHRCHSSLSQYSARVSPPEEALTDSLRACYSQPLSMVEFAENVDASTKIISLAEHLGTRIFDHIPETANRLSEDMVKCISEIYYKLSDAPATNPGLSSPSTSTSAFSIGDQGDMWSPGFKNNSSFDVELENPFHVKGLKEFSGPYSTMVEVSWIYKVNQKLGDTEQLLQNFRSLIGQLEEVDPGKLKPDEKLAFWINVHNALVMHAFLAYGIPQNNVKRVLLLLKAAYNVGGHTVSADTIQNTILGCRMSRPGQWFRVFFSSRTKFKAGDGRQAFAIEQPEPLLHFALCSGNHSDPAVRVYTPKRVHRELEVAKEEYIRATFGVRKDQKILLPKIVDSFSKESGLSHASLMDMIQHSLPESLRKSIKKCHLAKSGKSIEWIPHNFTFRYLIPKELVK